The following coding sequences lie in one Tichowtungia aerotolerans genomic window:
- the nifS gene encoding cysteine desulfurase NifS, which yields MKTVYVDNNATTQIADEVREAMLPFLTDLWGNPSSMHTFGGQVKKHVEAAREKVAALIGAADPQEVTFTSCGSESNNLAIRGGAEAMDKPLHVITSKVEHAAVSGPCHYLEDRGFRLTKLDVDSQGDLDTGALVHEVKSGKSLTSIMWANNETGVIFPVSQIGELVHEFGGIFHTDAVQAVGKIPMNVSELPIDMLSLSGHKLHAPKGVGALYIRRGTKVKPLVLGGHQERGRRAGTENVPYIVGLGVACDLAGKKLSEENDRVKAMRDRLEQGILACCPGSRVNGDSMHRLPNTTNISFDFIEGEAILLMLDDRGICASTGSACASGSLEPSHVLRAMNVPGTAVHGSIRFSLSTYNTDEDIDAVLTELPKIVQRLRELSPFV from the coding sequence ATGAAGACAGTATATGTAGATAACAATGCTACTACGCAAATCGCAGATGAAGTCCGGGAGGCAATGCTTCCGTTTCTGACCGATCTTTGGGGCAATCCTTCCAGCATGCATACATTTGGCGGACAGGTTAAAAAACATGTCGAAGCTGCCCGCGAAAAGGTTGCTGCCCTGATTGGCGCTGCCGACCCCCAGGAAGTCACATTCACCAGCTGCGGTTCTGAAAGCAACAACCTTGCCATTCGCGGCGGTGCAGAGGCCATGGATAAGCCTCTGCATGTGATTACCTCTAAAGTGGAGCACGCTGCTGTTTCCGGACCTTGTCACTATTTAGAGGATCGCGGATTTCGCCTGACCAAGCTGGATGTCGATTCCCAGGGAGATCTGGATACCGGAGCATTGGTACACGAGGTGAAAAGCGGAAAAAGTCTGACCTCGATCATGTGGGCCAACAACGAAACCGGGGTTATTTTCCCGGTGTCCCAGATCGGGGAACTCGTCCATGAATTCGGCGGGATTTTTCATACCGATGCCGTTCAGGCGGTCGGCAAGATTCCGATGAATGTGAGCGAACTCCCGATTGATATGCTCTCTCTTTCCGGGCACAAGCTGCACGCCCCTAAAGGAGTCGGTGCACTTTATATCCGCCGCGGAACAAAAGTGAAACCGCTGGTGCTTGGCGGACATCAGGAGCGCGGTCGACGCGCAGGAACTGAAAACGTGCCGTATATTGTCGGTCTCGGTGTCGCCTGTGATCTGGCCGGCAAAAAACTGTCCGAGGAAAACGACCGCGTTAAAGCCATGCGCGATCGTCTGGAGCAGGGCATTCTGGCCTGCTGTCCCGGTTCCCGTGTGAATGGCGATTCCATGCATCGTCTTCCGAACACAACCAACATCAGCTTCGACTTCATTGAAGGAGAAGCCATTCTGCTGATGCTGGATGATCGCGGTATCTGTGCCTCCACGGGTTCCGCCTGCGCCTCCGGTTCTCTGGAACCTTCGCATGTTCTGCGCGCCATGAATGTCCCGGGAACGGCGGTTCACGGTTCCATTCGTTTCAGCCTCAGCACGTACAACACTGACGAGGATATCGATGCGGTATTGACCGAACTGCCTAAAATCGTGCAACGTCTTCGCGAACTTTCACCGTTTGTTTAA
- the nifU gene encoding Fe-S cluster assembly protein NifU, whose product MWDYTDKVNEHFRNPHNVGKVENPDGEGQVGSLACGDALKLMFKLDDEGRISEAKFQTFGCASAIASSSALTDMIIGKTLEEAEKITNKDIADYLGGLPKQKVHCSVMGREALEAAIYNYRTGKTWSKEIEGEVVCHCFGVTDKEIEEAIRNNDAQTVEDLTDTCKAGGGCGNCIPELEAILKRVTAEMEAEKNKPVQMPMTNLQKIHLIEDVIDREVRPALRQDGGDLELIDVAGDIVTVRFRGACSGCVVSAITLKDVVEARLKENVSEDITVEEIK is encoded by the coding sequence ATGTGGGACTATACAGATAAAGTAAATGAACATTTTCGCAATCCTCATAATGTGGGGAAAGTTGAAAATCCGGACGGCGAGGGGCAGGTCGGATCGCTGGCATGCGGTGATGCATTAAAGCTGATGTTCAAACTCGATGATGAAGGCCGGATTTCTGAAGCCAAATTTCAGACGTTCGGATGTGCCAGTGCCATTGCGTCGTCTTCGGCTCTGACCGATATGATCATTGGGAAAACGCTCGAAGAAGCGGAGAAGATTACCAACAAGGATATTGCCGACTACCTCGGGGGGCTTCCCAAGCAGAAGGTTCACTGTTCGGTTATGGGGCGGGAAGCGCTCGAAGCCGCAATTTACAATTACCGCACGGGCAAAACATGGAGTAAAGAGATTGAAGGCGAAGTGGTTTGCCACTGTTTCGGAGTAACCGATAAAGAAATTGAAGAAGCTATTCGCAACAACGATGCCCAAACCGTCGAGGATCTCACGGATACCTGTAAAGCCGGTGGAGGATGCGGCAACTGCATTCCGGAACTGGAAGCGATTTTAAAACGGGTTACCGCAGAAATGGAGGCGGAAAAGAACAAGCCGGTTCAGATGCCGATGACCAATCTGCAGAAAATACACTTGATTGAGGATGTAATCGATCGTGAGGTCCGTCCGGCTCTTCGTCAGGACGGCGGGGATCTTGAGCTGATCGATGTCGCAGGCGATATCGTGACGGTTCGCTTTCGCGGGGCCTGCTCGGGCTGTGTCGTTTCCGCAATTACACTGAAGGATGTGGTGGAAGCCCGTCTGAAAGAAAATGTTTCTGAGGACATCACCGTCGAAGAAATCAAATAA
- the nadA gene encoding quinolinate synthase NadA: MKTIEEQILELKKQHGAVILAHNYQLDEVQAIADFTGDSLELSRKAANLSEDVVVFCGVHFMAETAAILSPDKTILIPDPNAGCPMADMVTAEQLRAVKAEHPGAKVVCYVNSSAEVKAESDICCTSSNAVKVCESLGNEQIIFVPDRNLGSFVAEKLNRKIVLYNGFCPTHERIRDVDVIAMKQKYPGAVVMAHPECSKPVRDLADELLSTGQMCHYAQASEKTEFIVATELGINYRLRNENPGKKFYPANPDRAVCPNMKKITLEKVLWSLQGMKERVTVPPDIAERAVGCIQRMLEI; the protein is encoded by the coding sequence ATGAAAACAATTGAAGAACAGATTCTTGAGCTGAAAAAACAGCATGGTGCCGTTATTCTGGCCCATAACTATCAGCTCGACGAAGTGCAGGCGATTGCAGATTTTACCGGCGATTCACTGGAGCTCAGCCGAAAGGCAGCAAACCTTTCCGAGGATGTGGTGGTGTTTTGCGGGGTGCATTTTATGGCGGAAACCGCGGCGATTCTTTCGCCGGACAAAACCATTTTAATTCCCGACCCGAATGCTGGCTGTCCGATGGCCGATATGGTGACAGCAGAACAGCTGCGCGCAGTGAAAGCCGAGCATCCCGGCGCAAAAGTGGTTTGTTACGTCAACAGTTCGGCTGAAGTGAAGGCAGAGAGCGATATCTGCTGTACGTCGTCGAACGCTGTCAAGGTGTGCGAATCGCTGGGCAACGAACAGATCATTTTTGTGCCGGATCGCAACCTCGGTTCGTTTGTGGCGGAGAAGCTGAACAGGAAGATTGTCCTGTACAATGGATTCTGCCCGACTCATGAACGGATTCGCGATGTGGATGTTATTGCTATGAAGCAAAAATACCCGGGTGCCGTGGTTATGGCACATCCGGAATGCAGTAAGCCGGTGAGGGATCTGGCCGATGAGTTGCTGTCGACCGGCCAGATGTGTCACTACGCTCAGGCTTCAGAAAAAACGGAGTTTATTGTGGCGACGGAACTGGGGATCAACTATCGGCTGCGGAATGAAAATCCGGGCAAAAAGTTCTATCCGGCAAATCCGGACCGCGCGGTGTGCCCAAACATGAAAAAGATAACGCTGGAGAAGGTTCTATGGTCGCTTCAGGGAATGAAGGAACGGGTGACTGTTCCGCCGGATATTGCCGAGCGGGCGGTGGGCTGTATTCAGCGCATGCTTGAAATTTAA
- a CDS encoding class I SAM-dependent methyltransferase, with product MSKRSDREEYWKISNQDTAAGYFKNILRWLDRELPLEQSMENILEAGCGSAAFTPHLARRAGHMRACDISRTQIAANCNAWPDISFFVQDLAEPIAAESRTVNVLWCSEVLERLVDPAFALNEFYRVLKSGGKLFVTVPYHGLLKNVLIALFGWNRHFAPNNPNIRFFTVKTLTQLVKKAGFRNIKVETCGANKPLRDLLIPTHILLSAKK from the coding sequence ATGAGCAAGAGATCCGATCGTGAGGAATACTGGAAAATCAGCAATCAGGACACCGCTGCCGGGTATTTTAAAAACATACTTCGCTGGCTCGATCGGGAACTGCCGCTGGAGCAGTCAATGGAAAACATTCTGGAAGCCGGCTGCGGCTCCGCCGCCTTCACCCCGCACCTCGCGCGTCGCGCCGGTCACATGCGCGCCTGCGACATTTCCCGCACGCAAATCGCTGCCAACTGCAACGCCTGGCCCGACATCAGCTTTTTTGTGCAGGACCTGGCCGAACCGATTGCCGCCGAGTCGAGAACCGTTAACGTCCTCTGGTGTTCAGAAGTGCTCGAACGTCTTGTTGATCCCGCTTTTGCGCTCAACGAATTCTACCGGGTGCTCAAATCCGGTGGGAAGCTGTTTGTCACGGTTCCCTATCACGGATTGTTAAAAAACGTGCTGATTGCGCTGTTTGGATGGAACCGGCATTTTGCCCCGAACAATCCCAACATCCGTTTTTTTACGGTTAAAACGCTCACACAGCTGGTGAAAAAAGCCGGCTTTCGGAATATAAAGGTCGAAACCTGCGGAGCAAACAAACCGCTGCGCGACCTGCTGATTCCGACCCATATTCTGCTCTCTGCCAAGAAATAG
- a CDS encoding LOG family protein has protein sequence MDNPLKAYENLEFLKSNHCREIRLQLEHLHPEVVMREQGIKSTIVLFGSARIPSPEKKSGQKIDELTPFYEEARKLSRMVSTTCQTNHECEYVVITGGGGGIMEAGNRGATEAGCKSISLNITLPHEQRPNPYVTPELCFQFHYFSMRKMHFMQRAKAVCIFPGGFGTFDELFEALTLIQTGIIDPMPVILFGSEHWKRVVDWEYLAEMGLIAPKDLDLITFCDTADDAWVAIGEFHAALRK, from the coding sequence ATGGACAATCCGCTTAAGGCATATGAAAATCTCGAGTTTTTGAAGAGCAACCACTGTCGTGAAATCAGACTTCAGCTGGAGCATCTTCACCCGGAAGTCGTGATGCGCGAGCAGGGGATTAAGTCGACGATTGTTCTCTTTGGAAGTGCACGTATTCCATCGCCTGAAAAGAAGAGTGGTCAGAAAATCGATGAATTGACGCCGTTTTACGAGGAGGCCCGAAAACTGTCGCGAATGGTCAGCACGACCTGCCAGACCAATCATGAGTGCGAGTACGTTGTCATCACCGGCGGGGGAGGCGGCATTATGGAGGCCGGCAACCGCGGCGCGACCGAAGCAGGTTGCAAATCCATTTCCCTGAACATCACGTTGCCGCACGAGCAGAGGCCGAATCCTTATGTGACGCCGGAGCTGTGTTTTCAGTTTCACTATTTCAGTATGCGCAAAATGCATTTTATGCAGCGCGCCAAAGCCGTCTGCATTTTCCCCGGAGGGTTTGGCACTTTTGACGAACTGTTTGAAGCACTCACACTGATTCAGACCGGAATTATTGATCCTATGCCGGTGATCCTGTTCGGTTCCGAACATTGGAAACGGGTGGTGGACTGGGAATATCTCGCCGAGATGGGGTTGATTGCGCCCAAGGATCTGGATCTGATCACATTCTGTGATACGGCCGATGACGCTTGGGTTGCCATTGGCGAATTTCACGCAGCGTTGAGAAAATAA
- a CDS encoding DUF3465 domain-containing protein, whose protein sequence is MKRIVAALILISGLIYFGTTHWQSGSVRSAHTGQNDDAISNAFHDKQSGIQVAGAGTVIRILPDDTEGRRHQRFILKLASGQTILIAHNIDLAPKIKSLKTGDVILFCGIYEWSSKGGTVHWTHHDPEGNHINGWLKKGSQIYQ, encoded by the coding sequence ATGAAACGCATTGTCGCAGCATTAATCCTGATCAGTGGTCTGATTTATTTCGGGACCACTCATTGGCAGTCTGGTTCCGTTCGGTCAGCCCATACAGGACAAAATGATGATGCAATATCCAATGCCTTTCATGATAAACAGAGCGGCATTCAGGTTGCAGGCGCTGGAACGGTCATACGGATTCTTCCCGATGACACCGAAGGACGAAGACATCAGAGATTTATTCTTAAACTGGCGTCTGGCCAGACCATACTGATTGCTCACAACATCGATTTGGCTCCGAAAATCAAATCGTTAAAAACAGGAGATGTCATTTTGTTTTGTGGCATTTATGAGTGGAGTTCAAAAGGTGGGACGGTTCACTGGACTCATCATGATCCTGAGGGAAACCATATAAATGGTTGGCTCAAAAAAGGATCGCAGATATATCAGTAA
- the htpG gene encoding molecular chaperone HtpG — protein MAEKTMEFKTELSQLLHLITHSLYSHREIFLRELISNACDAIDKIRFAALTETDLLDGDSDWKIRLSEDKEAKTLTISDNGVGMDEEALVENLGTIAHSGTKAFLARLQEEGVKDNPDLIGQFGVGFYSSFMVADRVVVDTRMHGKDAVKWESEGTGSFTLGEGERETRGTSVTLYLKEDAAEYLEEYRLRSLVKKFSDFIEHPVVMKVTRTKTEGEGDDKKEIEVTEDEILNTQKAIWLRAKTEISNEDYNEFYKHISHDFNDPAEVIHYSAEGAMEFKALLFVPEKRPFDMLMGGGDQKAHIHLYIQRVFISSDFENLLPPYLRFVKGVVDAADLPLNVSREILQENPQLDRIRKNLVSRILKTLATMKDKEFDKYLTFYSEFGPILKEGLQSDFENREKIADLLLFETTKTEAGKLRPLSAVVEAMDEKQEEIIYLSAEHRGLAENSPFLEGFKADDKEVVFFLDPIDEFVMPQLHEYKGKKFKAANKGDAGDDKELKEEKKKFEGFLGFVKDKLSGVKEVRLSTRLKESPACLVGDEYSMSPHIEAMMRRMGQPVPETERVLELNPTHPAVQAVQAMYEADKDDAKLGESVELLRDLAHVAEGSKVDNPAAFASRIADLMARDLKG, from the coding sequence ATGGCCGAAAAAACCATGGAGTTTAAGACCGAACTTTCACAGCTGTTGCACCTGATTACCCACTCGCTCTATTCACATCGCGAGATCTTCCTGCGCGAGCTCATCAGCAACGCCTGCGACGCGATCGATAAAATCCGTTTTGCCGCGCTGACCGAAACCGATCTTCTGGACGGCGACAGCGACTGGAAGATTCGCCTGTCTGAAGATAAGGAAGCAAAAACGCTGACGATTTCCGATAACGGCGTGGGAATGGATGAAGAGGCCCTGGTGGAAAATCTGGGAACCATTGCTCATTCCGGTACGAAAGCGTTCCTGGCCCGCCTGCAGGAAGAAGGTGTTAAAGATAATCCGGACCTGATTGGGCAGTTCGGGGTCGGATTTTATTCTTCATTTATGGTCGCTGACCGCGTCGTCGTCGACACCCGCATGCACGGCAAGGACGCCGTAAAATGGGAATCCGAAGGGACCGGGTCGTTCACTCTGGGCGAAGGCGAGCGAGAAACCCGCGGAACATCCGTGACACTTTACCTGAAGGAAGATGCTGCCGAATATCTCGAAGAATATCGTCTGCGTTCACTGGTTAAAAAATTCTCTGACTTCATCGAACATCCGGTTGTCATGAAAGTAACCCGCACGAAAACGGAAGGCGAGGGCGACGATAAGAAGGAAATCGAAGTTACTGAGGACGAAATTCTCAACACGCAGAAAGCCATCTGGCTGCGTGCCAAAACCGAGATCTCCAACGAGGACTACAACGAGTTCTATAAACACATTTCCCACGATTTCAACGATCCGGCCGAAGTCATTCATTACAGTGCCGAAGGGGCCATGGAGTTCAAGGCACTGCTGTTTGTTCCGGAAAAACGTCCATTCGATATGCTGATGGGCGGCGGCGACCAGAAAGCCCACATCCATCTCTATATTCAGCGTGTGTTCATTTCCAGCGACTTTGAAAATCTCCTGCCGCCGTACCTCCGGTTTGTGAAAGGTGTTGTGGACGCTGCCGACCTGCCGCTCAACGTTTCGCGCGAAATCCTGCAGGAAAACCCGCAGCTCGACCGCATTCGCAAAAACCTTGTGTCCCGCATTCTCAAAACGCTGGCGACCATGAAGGACAAGGAGTTCGATAAATACCTCACTTTTTACAGCGAGTTCGGCCCGATTTTGAAAGAAGGACTCCAGTCCGACTTTGAAAACCGTGAGAAAATCGCTGACCTGCTTCTGTTCGAAACCACAAAAACAGAAGCAGGCAAATTGCGCCCGCTTTCCGCAGTAGTCGAAGCGATGGATGAAAAGCAGGAGGAAATCATTTACCTCTCCGCAGAGCACCGTGGCCTTGCTGAAAACTCGCCGTTCCTTGAAGGCTTTAAAGCAGATGACAAAGAGGTCGTCTTCTTCCTCGATCCCATCGATGAGTTCGTCATGCCGCAGCTCCACGAATATAAAGGCAAAAAATTCAAAGCCGCCAACAAAGGTGACGCCGGCGACGACAAGGAGCTGAAGGAAGAAAAGAAAAAATTCGAAGGCTTCCTCGGCTTCGTTAAGGACAAACTCTCCGGCGTTAAGGAAGTTCGCCTATCCACCCGCCTTAAAGAAAGCCCGGCCTGCCTCGTTGGCGACGAATACTCCATGAGTCCGCACATCGAAGCCATGATGCGCCGCATGGGCCAGCCGGTTCCGGAAACCGAGCGCGTACTCGAACTGAACCCAACCCATCCCGCGGTACAGGCCGTGCAGGCTATGTATGAGGCGGACAAAGACGACGCCAAGCTGGGTGAAAGTGTTGAGCTCCTTCGCGATCTCGCACACGTCGCCGAAGGCTCAAAAGTCGACAACCCCGCCGCCTTTGCGTCCCGCATCGCAGACCTCATGGCCCGCGACCTAAAAGGGTAG
- a CDS encoding metallophosphoesterase encodes MKVGILSDTHGQVDLALGAAREFLFRGIDAVLHCGDIGSDMVLTEMSTLFQTLEIPVYAVLGNCDVPSEWDFYPEDIGVKILGRFGDLELAGKRIAVLHSDDEEAFDRVVASEKYDYLFSGHSHVRHDRRKRKTRLINPGSAGRGMHPSCAVLNLSTDELEFVTIRRSDSER; translated from the coding sequence ATGAAAGTCGGCATCTTGTCAGATACGCATGGTCAGGTGGACCTGGCGCTCGGAGCAGCCCGTGAGTTTTTATTCAGGGGGATTGATGCCGTATTGCATTGCGGCGACATTGGCTCCGATATGGTGCTCACCGAAATGTCCACGCTTTTCCAAACCCTGGAAATTCCGGTCTATGCGGTTCTTGGCAATTGCGACGTTCCGTCCGAATGGGATTTCTATCCGGAAGATATCGGCGTCAAGATTCTCGGCCGCTTTGGAGATTTAGAACTGGCCGGAAAGAGAATTGCAGTGCTTCACAGTGATGATGAAGAGGCTTTTGACCGGGTGGTTGCTTCGGAAAAATACGATTACCTGTTTTCCGGGCATTCCCACGTTCGTCACGACCGCCGTAAACGCAAGACCCGCCTGATCAACCCCGGGTCTGCCGGTCGCGGCATGCATCCATCCTGCGCTGTTTTGAACCTGTCTACCGACGAGCTGGAGTTCGTAACCATTCGGCGAAGCGATTCAGAGCGCTAA